Proteins encoded within one genomic window of Spirulina major PCC 6313:
- a CDS encoding ABC1 kinase family protein, whose protein sequence is MKAPRWQRKTYSPWSRQLDIFAFMAQFLLMLGRDRLLGNRSIQTTRKRAQWLTRQLLELGPTFIKLGQALSTRADLIPVEYTEALSELQDRVPPFGSEEAIAVIEAELGKPVQTLFEEFDHFPLAAASLGQVHRAKLHSGEDVVVKVQRPGLEALFNLDIEVLHRVVRLLNQYFPNIRKYNLEALYHEFFGLLYQEIDYLQEGHNAERFQLNFKGYSHILVPKVYWRYTSKKVLTLEYLPGIKIDDRRTLEDCNIDPDQVIQSGVSCYLKQLLEDGFFQSDPHPGNMAVQRDGRLIFYDFGTMAEVKSLAKDQMINTFFGVLRKDTDAVVDSLLYMGLIEPVGDMAPVKRVVGFVLERFREKPVDLRAFQEMSDEVYVLFEQQPFRLPAQMMFIVKSISTLDGIARSLNPQYNLIAASKPFIKELTQSVNKGNLVRKAAKQAAAFVQYQLTRPSAAEEAIALLEKRIQQGELEFRIRSDVGDRLLRRINLALKCLIYACISGSTLVAGTGLLVGGYGNWAIVLFCVSLFWFFLLSRNLLRLLARERIETLL, encoded by the coding sequence ATGAAAGCCCCCCGTTGGCAACGCAAAACCTATTCGCCCTGGTCTCGTCAGCTTGATATTTTTGCGTTTATGGCGCAGTTTTTGCTGATGTTGGGGCGCGATCGCCTACTGGGAAATCGCTCGATCCAAACCACTCGCAAGCGAGCACAATGGCTCACCCGTCAACTCCTCGAATTGGGCCCCACGTTCATTAAACTCGGTCAAGCCCTTTCGACGCGGGCGGATTTAATCCCCGTGGAATATACCGAGGCGTTGAGTGAACTCCAAGATCGCGTGCCGCCCTTTGGGTCGGAGGAAGCGATCGCCGTCATTGAAGCAGAACTGGGCAAACCGGTGCAGACTCTGTTTGAAGAGTTCGATCATTTTCCCCTGGCGGCGGCGAGCTTGGGGCAAGTGCATCGCGCCAAACTCCACAGCGGCGAAGACGTGGTGGTGAAGGTGCAACGACCGGGCCTTGAAGCATTATTTAACTTAGATATTGAAGTGTTGCACCGGGTGGTACGGTTACTGAATCAATATTTTCCCAATATTCGTAAATACAATTTAGAAGCACTGTATCATGAATTTTTTGGGCTGCTCTATCAAGAAATTGACTACCTCCAGGAAGGGCATAATGCGGAACGGTTTCAACTCAATTTTAAAGGCTATTCTCATATCTTAGTGCCAAAAGTATATTGGCGATATACCTCAAAAAAGGTGCTCACCCTTGAATATTTACCAGGGATTAAAATTGACGATCGCCGCACCTTAGAAGATTGCAACATTGACCCGGATCAAGTGATTCAATCGGGGGTTTCCTGTTATTTAAAACAACTACTAGAAGATGGCTTTTTTCAGTCCGATCCCCATCCGGGCAATATGGCGGTGCAGCGGGATGGCCGCTTGATTTTCTATGATTTTGGCACGATGGCAGAGGTGAAATCCCTGGCGAAGGATCAGATGATTAATACCTTTTTTGGGGTGCTGAGAAAGGATACGGATGCGGTGGTGGATAGCCTGCTGTATATGGGGTTGATTGAGCCGGTGGGGGATATGGCTCCGGTGAAGCGGGTGGTGGGGTTTGTGTTGGAGCGGTTCCGAGAAAAGCCGGTGGATTTGCGGGCGTTTCAGGAGATGAGTGATGAGGTGTATGTGCTGTTTGAACAGCAGCCGTTCCGCTTGCCGGCGCAGATGATGTTTATTGTGAAATCGATTTCAACCCTAGACGGGATTGCTCGGAGTTTGAACCCCCAATACAATTTAATTGCGGCGAGTAAACCGTTTATTAAAGAGTTAACCCAATCGGTGAATAAAGGGAATTTAGTCCGCAAGGCAGCGAAACAGGCGGCGGCGTTTGTGCAGTATCAATTGACGCGACCGAGTGCAGCCGAAGAAGCGATCGCGCTCTTAGAAAAACGCATCCAACAGGGAGAACTAGAGTTTCGGATTCGCTCCGATGTGGGCGATCGCCTCCTGCGCCGAATTAATCTCGCCCTGAAATGTTTAATCTATGCCTGCATCAGTGGTTCGACGCTGGTGGCGGGGACGGGGTTATTGGTGGGGGGCTATGGGAATTGGGCGATCGTATTATTTTGCGTATCGCTCTTTTGGTTTTTCCTCCTCAGTCGTAACCTCCTCCGCCTCCTCGCCCGCGAACGGATTGAAACGCTGCTGTAA
- a CDS encoding pentapeptide repeat-containing protein, translating to MGRLYTASLLTIATVFGLAGLGHAENPADVQKLLETRACEACDLSNADLSELHLIGADLRSANLQGANLTATNLEGADLTGADLTGADLTLTLLINAELVNTDLSDATLFATNLNSAILNGVNFTAATLNDVQLAGATITDLVITDATIENTPIGIGGEDGEINPDLLPEMAE from the coding sequence ATGGGTCGCCTATATACAGCATCGCTACTCACCATCGCTACCGTTTTTGGGCTTGCCGGCCTGGGTCATGCAGAAAACCCCGCTGATGTGCAAAAACTTCTAGAGACCAGGGCCTGCGAGGCATGTGACCTGTCTAACGCCGATCTTTCGGAACTGCATTTGATTGGTGCAGACTTACGCAGTGCCAATCTTCAAGGGGCAAATTTAACCGCCACCAACCTCGAAGGGGCTGACTTAACCGGGGCTGACTTAACCGGGGCTGACTTAACCCTGACCCTGTTGATTAATGCAGAATTAGTCAATACCGATCTTTCCGATGCAACGCTGTTTGCGACGAATCTCAATAGTGCAATTCTCAATGGGGTAAACTTCACAGCGGCAACCCTCAATGATGTGCAATTAGCCGGGGCTACGATCACTGATTTAGTGATTACCGATGCAACGATCGAAAATACGCCGATTGGGATCGGCGGGGAAGATGGCGAAATTAATCCGGATCTCTTACCAGAGATGGCAGAATAG
- a CDS encoding SpoIID/LytB domain-containing protein: MIKPLLLLIPALLTGWAMPAIAVTELDVGVVQRFGDEQGDRLTLSSGDNRPLTLSFPSPNGDRQTLTTASLTLEVRPQPQGSPVVQEWIVLSDHATFETAEDASKQWAARGIAVEVTQPGRWQVWAKRDVYSTPLLRRKLLESLREGGETDPYLQSEVLDAVPIVSFQVGNFRYNRQEIEITTPSDRIRVQTEDGTTLYGGQMRIQPNAYGNFTLVNTVDIETYLRGVVPHEIGPQAPYTAVQAQTVIARTYALRNTRRFQADDYELCATVHCQVYKGLTGTVARADQAIQSTAGQVLTYEDELVDALYSAHTGGVTAQFEDIWDGQMREYLRARVDAIAPTWNLAQMPLDNEPAIRQFLNQRQGFNGADSPVFRWDRSSTLPELTADLNRYLTVTKHPLGPVQQIIRMAVTERSPSGRIRTLAITTNRGVIELHKTEARSALGPPRSTLFYIDPILNAQGALSGYRFVGGGFGHGVGLNQYGSYTLSNQGWDYRRILQFYYPGTTLQPFTPNIIRYQPD, from the coding sequence ATGATTAAGCCGCTGCTTTTGTTGATCCCTGCGTTGTTAACGGGTTGGGCGATGCCTGCGATCGCTGTCACGGAATTGGATGTGGGGGTGGTGCAGCGGTTTGGTGATGAGCAGGGCGATCGCCTCACCCTCAGTAGCGGCGACAATCGACCCCTCACCCTCTCCTTCCCTAGTCCCAACGGCGATCGCCAAACCCTAACCACCGCCAGCCTCACCCTAGAGGTGCGCCCCCAACCCCAAGGCTCCCCCGTCGTCCAAGAATGGATCGTCCTCAGTGACCACGCCACCTTTGAAACCGCCGAAGATGCCTCAAAACAGTGGGCGGCGCGGGGCATTGCCGTCGAAGTGACCCAGCCGGGACGCTGGCAAGTGTGGGCGAAGCGGGATGTGTATTCCACGCCATTGCTGCGGCGCAAACTTCTCGAAAGTCTGCGGGAGGGGGGAGAAACTGACCCCTATCTCCAAAGTGAGGTGCTCGATGCAGTGCCGATTGTGTCGTTCCAAGTGGGCAATTTTCGCTACAACCGTCAGGAAATCGAGATCACTACGCCCAGCGATCGCATCCGCGTCCAAACCGAGGACGGCACCACCCTCTACGGCGGCCAAATGCGCATTCAACCCAATGCCTACGGCAATTTCACCCTTGTGAATACCGTAGATATTGAAACCTATCTGCGGGGCGTGGTTCCCCATGAAATTGGCCCCCAAGCTCCCTACACGGCGGTACAAGCCCAAACCGTGATCGCCCGCACCTATGCCCTCCGGAATACGCGCCGGTTTCAGGCGGACGATTATGAACTCTGTGCAACGGTGCATTGTCAGGTCTATAAAGGGCTGACGGGGACGGTGGCGCGGGCGGATCAGGCGATTCAGTCCACAGCGGGCCAGGTGTTGACCTATGAAGATGAATTGGTCGATGCGCTCTATTCGGCCCATACGGGGGGGGTGACGGCGCAGTTTGAGGATATTTGGGATGGGCAAATGCGGGAGTATTTACGGGCGCGAGTCGATGCGATCGCGCCCACCTGGAACCTCGCCCAAATGCCCCTGGATAACGAGCCAGCCATTCGTCAATTTCTCAACCAACGCCAAGGCTTCAACGGTGCCGATAGTCCCGTGTTTCGCTGGGATCGCAGCAGCACCTTACCGGAACTCACCGCCGATCTGAATCGCTATCTCACCGTCACCAAGCATCCCCTTGGCCCCGTGCAGCAGATTATCCGCATGGCGGTAACGGAGCGATCGCCCTCCGGTCGGATTCGCACCCTGGCGATCACCACCAATCGTGGCGTAATCGAACTCCACAAAACCGAAGCCCGCAGCGCCCTCGGCCCACCCCGCAGCACCCTGTTCTACATTGACCCGATCCTCAATGCCCAGGGCGCACTGAGCGGCTATCGTTTCGTGGGTGGTGGCTTTGGCCATGGCGTTGGCCTCAATCAATACGGCTCCTATACCCTCTCAAACCAGGGTTGGGACTATCGCCGCATCCTCCAGTTCTACTATCCCGGCACAACCCTGCAACCCTTCACCCCCAACATTATCCGCTATCAACCCGATTAA
- a CDS encoding VOC family protein, which translates to MIRGYLHTAIVVRDLAAARQFYEGILGLIPVERSLNFPGIWYQIGNSQLHLMATSAPQSALVNAEKWGRNPHIAFAVDDIAALKTTLTAQHYSFQVSASGRDALFVRDPDGNVIELSAAPSST; encoded by the coding sequence ATGATTCGAGGGTATTTGCATACGGCGATTGTCGTTCGAGATTTGGCCGCAGCACGGCAGTTTTATGAGGGAATTTTAGGGTTAATTCCCGTGGAGCGATCGCTAAACTTCCCCGGCATCTGGTATCAAATTGGCAACAGCCAACTGCATCTCATGGCCACATCTGCCCCCCAATCTGCCCTAGTCAATGCCGAAAAATGGGGGCGCAATCCCCACATCGCCTTTGCTGTTGACGACATTGCTGCCCTCAAAACCACCCTCACCGCCCAGCATTATTCCTTCCAAGTCAGCGCGTCCGGGCGAGATGCACTCTTTGTCCGCGACCCCGACGGCAACGTCATTGAATTAAGTGCTGCTCCATCTTCAACGTAA
- the uraH gene encoding hydroxyisourate hydrolase, with translation MAGFLTTHVLDTANGCPAAGMVIELWAIAPDRTRHHHATFTTNRDGRTDTPVLPPEHFAIGQYELIFAVADYFRDRATPQNDPPFLDRVPLAFGIADPTSHYHVPLLVSPWAYSTYRGS, from the coding sequence ATGGCCGGTTTTCTTACCACCCATGTATTAGATACAGCGAATGGTTGTCCTGCGGCGGGGATGGTGATCGAATTATGGGCGATCGCACCCGATCGCACCCGACACCACCACGCCACCTTCACCACCAACCGCGACGGGCGCACCGATACCCCCGTTCTCCCCCCCGAACACTTTGCGATCGGACAGTATGAATTGATCTTTGCGGTGGCGGATTATTTTCGCGATCGCGCCACCCCCCAAAATGATCCCCCCTTTTTAGACCGCGTGCCCCTTGCCTTCGGCATTGCCGACCCGACGAGCCATTACCATGTGCCGCTCCTCGTTTCCCCCTGGGCCTACAGCACCTATCGCGGCAGCTAA